ACTTTCGGGACTTGATTTCTTCTCTTTTCTTTTGTTTTCTTTAAACTTTCTTTGATTTTTTGCTTTTTTAGTGTAGTTACAGACATTTTTAAATCCTCATATAATATTATAGCAATATTAACAATAAAAGGATTTTTGAGAGTTTCGTTCGAAACTCTCTGCCATTCATCCCAGTTTTAAAAAACTGGGCTTTCTGGCAAATTACCTTGTAAACCAAAATAGGTCATTTTTCCAAAATTGTTAGACTTTCTATATGGTATGTATGGGGAAACATATCTATAAATCTTGTAGACACAACAGAAAATCCTTTTTCAACGAGTTTAGATATATCCCTTGCAAGTGTGGCAGGATTACAGGATATGTATATGATTTTCCTGAGATTTTTTATTTGAAGGAGAGCATCTAAAGTTTTTTCATCTATCCCTGTCCTCGGAGGATCTAAAAGAACAAGTTGGGGGTTCTTTTTTACCATGAACCTGTTTATATCAGAGGCTGAAGCTCTCTGGAAAAAAACATTCGATGCCTTATTCAGCTTTCTGTTGTGGTTTGCATCCTGAACAGCATAGGGATTTATTTCAACGCCAAACACCTTCTCAGCATACCTTCCCATAGGGATAGAAAATGTCCCTACACCGCTATAAAGATCAAAGGCAACAGATATTTTTTCTTTTTTAAGTTCTTCTTCAACAAGCTTTATGAGATTTCCCACCTGAAATCTGTTTACCTGAAAAAATGAGTCAGCAGAAACTCTAAATCTGTAATCACCTACCGTTTCATAAACAAAAGGAGAACCTATAAAGTTTATTTTTTTTGGGAAATTATCTTTAACAGTGTATATACCAAAACCTTCAAGGGAATCTCCTAAGAAAGCTTTCATATGTTTCAGTCCAAGGGGGATCTTTTTTATATTCTTGAAGAAAACAAATTTTGCTACCGTCTGATTCTCTGAAGATGAATAAAAATGAGCTTCTACAGGTAGAAATGTAAAAAATGGGACAACCTCTCTAAGGCCATTTAGGATATTGTTGAGCTCTTCCTTTAAAAGATAGCAGTAATCTATATTAACTATTTCTCTGCTTTCTTTTTTGAAAAAACCTATCTTCTCACCTTTTATCTTAAACTGTACACGGTTTCTGTAATGGAGATTTTCTGGAGAAGGTACCGGTTCAAGAACCGGTATTTTATCTATCTTTCCTATCCGCTGGAGAGTTTCTACAAAAATCTCATTTTTGTACTCAACCTGCTTTTTGTACTCTATATGTAGATAATCACAACCTCCACAGTATGTAAAGTACCGGCATACCGGATCCTTTCTATAAGGGGAGGATTTTATTATCTTTGAGGGGGTACATTCGTAAAAATTCTTTTTTTCCCTGATAATTTCTATCTCTACTTCCTCTTCAGGTAGAACATAAGGAATGAAACAGACTTTGTTATTTAGCTTTCCGATTCCTTTTCCGCCGTAAATCAGTTTCTCTACTGTGATTTTCATCATTCAATCCTTTAACAAAAATATGGTTTAAAATATTATAGGCATATAAAAATATAACATCTGGAGCAGATAAATGTTTTATATCTCTAAGATAACTCCTTTCTTCTTCTTACTTGCCTTTACAGATCTGTTTTTTGCTTCTTTTTCAAAGGCTTTAGGTTTTGATTATTTGTTTGTCGGAATAGCAGGAGTTTTTGGTTTTATACTTAATACAATTATCGGAGCAGCTTACCAGATAATTCCAAACTCACAGCAAGAAAAACTGAAAAATGAAAAACTGCAGATTTTCGTGTTTATTGCAGCTGCCCTTTCTTCGTTTTTTATATTTTTAAAAAACTACCCTATAGCTTCTTTATTTACCCTTACAGCTGTAGTTTTATTTACATTTCATGTTCTTCCTGCAATAAAAGATATCAAACCTGTAACAATAAAATTTTTGACAGTATCCCTTGTTTATATGAACATAGGAGCTTTATTCTTCTGTATGGCATTCATTCCTGTAGATTGGCTTCCTTCTATACCTTATCAACTTGCTGTTCATACAATAACTGCAGGAGTAATGCTTAACGCGATTATAGGAGTAGAGCTTGCATGGATACCTATGCTTCTGATGCATTCTCTAAATATAAAATATGCCAGAATCGTATTCTGGATTATGCAGGCTGGTATACTTGTTCTTCTTCTTGGGTTTTCAATACTCCAGTACAAAGTAGTTGCAGCAGGGGCAGTTGTTATCATTGCAGGACTTCTTGTTTTCTTCTGGA
This genomic stretch from Persephonella hydrogeniphila harbors:
- a CDS encoding class I SAM-dependent RNA methyltransferase, which codes for MMKITVEKLIYGGKGIGKLNNKVCFIPYVLPEEEVEIEIIREKKNFYECTPSKIIKSSPYRKDPVCRYFTYCGGCDYLHIEYKKQVEYKNEIFVETLQRIGKIDKIPVLEPVPSPENLHYRNRVQFKIKGEKIGFFKKESREIVNIDYCYLLKEELNNILNGLREVVPFFTFLPVEAHFYSSSENQTVAKFVFFKNIKKIPLGLKHMKAFLGDSLEGFGIYTVKDNFPKKINFIGSPFVYETVGDYRFRVSADSFFQVNRFQVGNLIKLVEEELKKEKISVAFDLYSGVGTFSIPMGRYAEKVFGVEINPYAVQDANHNRKLNKASNVFFQRASASDINRFMVKKNPQLVLLDPPRTGIDEKTLDALLQIKNLRKIIYISCNPATLARDISKLVEKGFSVVSTRFIDMFPHTYHIESLTILEK